One Candidatus Brocadiia bacterium DNA window includes the following coding sequences:
- a CDS encoding GxxExxY protein: protein MEFDELSKKIIGAGIEVHKKLGPGFLESIYQAALPIELAKRGLPVVEQKEIKIYYDGKEIGVHRLDLIVDNQVIVELKAVKEFDESHTAQLLSYLKATGLKIGLLLNFAKPVLDIKRIVN from the coding sequence ATGGAATTTGACGAGCTGTCTAAGAAGATTATAGGCGCTGGAATTGAGGTGCATAAGAAACTGGGACCGGGTTTTCTGGAGTCGATATACCAAGCGGCATTGCCTATTGAATTGGCGAAAAGAGGGTTGCCGGTAGTCGAACAAAAGGAAATAAAGATATATTACGACGGAAAGGAAATAGGGGTTCATAGGCTTGATTTGATAGTTGATAATCAAGTCATTGTTGAGTTGAAAGCGGTGAAGGAATTCGATGAGTCGCATACAGCTCAGCTATTATCTTATTTGAAAGCAACAGGACTGAAGATTGGGCTTTTGCTCAATTTTGCCAAGCCTGTACTGGATATAAAAAGGATAGTAAATTAA